The following coding sequences are from one Mesorhizobium onobrychidis window:
- a CDS encoding HWE histidine kinase domain-containing protein, protein MSRIVNKSEEQKDAEAEVEGFHNDLGPFVVAAETTRMAMVFTDAKEPGNPIIFANHAFLALTGYAREEVLGQPFNFLMADGTDARALKRIRAEFEANSAAGAADTEILYRRKDGSEFWAALFANPVHDKSGAIVQYFTSFVDLTRHKEEQAQSRKLIDELNHRVKNTLATVQSIVWQASRANSDPKVIREAVESRLFALSRSHNLLTRENWHGAGLLDVLHDALEPFDVTDGRAERLVIAGENIRLTTKAALALGIAFNELATNAVKYGAFSNDKGSIRIDWTTEPTSEGRRLILSWREKDGPLVTPPLRQGFGSRVIERGLAHELEGTVQLDYRPDGLICTMNIPVPGIRDG, encoded by the coding sequence ATGTCCAGAATAGTTAACAAGTCCGAAGAGCAGAAGGACGCCGAAGCCGAAGTCGAGGGCTTTCACAACGACCTTGGTCCGTTCGTGGTTGCCGCCGAGACAACGCGAATGGCCATGGTTTTCACCGACGCAAAAGAACCCGGCAATCCCATCATTTTTGCCAATCACGCCTTCCTCGCCTTGACCGGGTACGCCAGGGAAGAAGTCCTGGGTCAGCCCTTCAATTTCCTGATGGCGGACGGCACCGACGCCAGGGCGCTGAAACGTATCAGGGCGGAGTTCGAAGCCAATTCGGCGGCGGGTGCGGCGGATACGGAAATCCTTTACAGACGCAAGGATGGCAGCGAATTTTGGGCGGCCCTTTTCGCCAATCCTGTCCACGACAAGAGCGGCGCCATCGTCCAATATTTTACCTCCTTCGTCGATCTCACCAGACACAAGGAGGAGCAGGCGCAATCGCGGAAGCTCATCGACGAACTGAACCATCGCGTGAAGAACACGCTTGCAACGGTGCAGTCGATCGTCTGGCAGGCGTCGCGAGCCAATTCCGACCCGAAGGTGATCCGCGAAGCCGTCGAGTCCCGGCTGTTTGCGCTCTCCCGGTCGCACAATTTGCTGACGCGCGAAAACTGGCATGGCGCAGGGCTGCTCGACGTGCTCCACGATGCCCTGGAACCGTTCGACGTTACCGACGGGCGGGCGGAGCGCCTGGTGATTGCCGGCGAGAACATCCGCCTCACAACCAAGGCGGCCCTGGCGCTTGGCATCGCGTTCAACGAACTCGCGACCAATGCGGTGAAATACGGTGCGTTTTCCAATGACAAGGGCTCGATCCGGATCGACTGGACGACCGAGCCAACGTCGGAGGGCCGCCGACTGATCCTGTCCTGGCGAGAGAAGGACGGGCCGCTGGTTACGCCACCGTTGCGACAGGGGTTCGGCTCGCGCGTGATCGAGCGCGGCCTGGCCCACGAGCTCGAAGGCACTGTGCAACTCGACTATCGCCCGGACGGGTTGATCTGCACGATGAACATTCCGGTACCGGGAATTCGCGATGGATAA
- a CDS encoding LLM class flavin-dependent oxidoreductase gives MTRPSKSRQIKLGAFLPGGGQHIAAWRHPDAPADGATNFEFHRQLALTAERGLFDAYFLADNLTVGLGAREGGNAKIAGFEPVTLFAALAPLTTHLGFIATASTTYEEPYTLARKFASLDLLSNGRAGWNVVTSAGDETARNFNRETQPAHAERYARAHEHVETVKALWDSWEDDAFIRDKKSGRFYDKDKLHDIDHKGRHFSVKGPLNVPRPVQGHPVVVQAGQSEDGRRLAAHSAEVIFTAHQNLASAQEFYRDIKARVTVVGRDPGQVLIMPGVAPFVGRTEEEARAKYQQLNDLILPEDGVALLNGLAGQTLDIRGYPLDGPLPPSKETEGMKSRQALIRQIADEHNFTIRQLYQWVATARGHYTVIGSAVQVADQLEEWFGNDAADGFNILPPWLPGALEDFVDLVIPELQRRGLFRTAYEGRTLRENLGLRRPENPWTAGRSKVLAAE, from the coding sequence ATGACCAGACCCAGCAAGTCCAGGCAGATCAAGCTTGGTGCTTTCCTGCCCGGTGGCGGACAGCACATCGCAGCCTGGCGCCACCCTGACGCTCCGGCCGACGGCGCGACGAATTTCGAGTTCCACAGGCAGCTCGCGCTGACCGCCGAGCGCGGCCTGTTCGACGCCTATTTCCTCGCCGACAATCTGACCGTCGGCCTTGGCGCCCGCGAAGGCGGCAATGCCAAGATCGCTGGGTTCGAGCCGGTGACGCTGTTCGCCGCATTGGCGCCGCTCACCACGCATCTGGGCTTCATCGCCACCGCCTCCACCACCTATGAGGAGCCCTATACGCTCGCCCGCAAGTTCGCCTCGCTCGACCTGCTGTCGAATGGCCGGGCCGGCTGGAATGTCGTGACCTCAGCGGGCGACGAGACCGCGCGCAATTTCAATCGCGAGACGCAGCCTGCCCACGCCGAGCGCTATGCCCGGGCGCATGAGCATGTCGAGACGGTCAAGGCGCTGTGGGACAGCTGGGAAGACGATGCCTTCATCCGCGACAAGAAGTCGGGGCGCTTCTACGACAAGGACAAGCTTCACGACATCGACCACAAGGGCCGGCATTTCAGTGTCAAAGGCCCGCTCAATGTGCCGCGCCCGGTGCAGGGTCACCCGGTGGTGGTGCAGGCCGGGCAGTCGGAGGACGGCCGCAGGCTCGCCGCTCATTCGGCTGAGGTCATCTTCACCGCCCATCAGAATCTGGCCTCGGCGCAAGAGTTCTACCGCGACATCAAGGCGCGCGTGACGGTGGTCGGCCGCGATCCCGGACAGGTGCTGATCATGCCGGGCGTAGCTCCCTTCGTCGGCCGCACCGAAGAGGAAGCCCGCGCCAAGTACCAGCAGCTGAACGACCTGATCCTGCCCGAGGATGGCGTGGCCCTGCTCAACGGGTTGGCCGGCCAGACGCTCGACATCAGGGGGTATCCGCTCGACGGACCGCTGCCGCCGAGCAAGGAAACCGAAGGCATGAAGAGCCGCCAGGCGCTGATCCGCCAGATTGCCGACGAGCACAACTTCACCATCCGCCAGCTCTACCAGTGGGTGGCGACGGCCCGCGGCCACTACACCGTCATCGGCAGCGCGGTGCAGGTCGCCGATCAGCTGGAGGAATGGTTCGGCAACGACGCCGCCGACGGATTCAACATCCTGCCGCCCTGGCTGCCTGGCGCGCTCGAGGATTTCGTCGACCTGGTGATCCCCGAGCTGCAGCGCCGCGGCCTGTTCCGCACCGCCTACGAAGGCAGGACGCTGCGCGAGAATCTCGGCCTCAGGCGGCCGGAAAATCCCTGGACCGCCGGCCGCTCCAAGGTGCTGGCCGCCGAATAG
- a CDS encoding ABC transporter substrate-binding protein — MPITRRSLLAGAPFAAGIIATGLPRFAVAQAAPVTLRYLASRGSISPHELADALGYFKDVGVKLENVGYSGGGPESLFALASGSVDLGSAATAAVINSISGGNDFVAAYPSNGINGQVRSVFYVLEDSPIKSIVDIAGKTIAVNTLGAHLDYTVREALHGVGLPADAANLVVVPGPQLEQTLRSRQVDIAALGYWQATFAGALADNGGVRGVFNDTDVLGELAGGFIVLRRDFITAHPEGARNFVDQSARAADWSRQNPDEARKVLADILDKRGENGELARYWTGFGLREGAKADDRDIDFWVSVLERDGRLPKGELKAADILYRRGETKTN; from the coding sequence ATGCCAATCACTCGCCGTTCCCTGCTTGCGGGCGCTCCCTTTGCCGCCGGCATCATCGCCACCGGCCTGCCCCGCTTCGCCGTTGCGCAAGCCGCGCCGGTCACGTTGCGCTACCTCGCCAGCCGCGGCAGCATCTCGCCGCATGAACTGGCGGACGCGCTCGGCTATTTCAAGGACGTCGGCGTCAAGCTGGAGAATGTCGGCTACTCGGGCGGCGGCCCGGAATCGCTGTTCGCGCTCGCCTCCGGCAGCGTCGATCTCGGCTCGGCCGCGACCGCTGCCGTGATCAACTCGATCTCCGGCGGCAACGACTTCGTCGCCGCTTATCCAAGCAACGGCATCAACGGCCAAGTGCGCAGCGTCTTCTACGTGCTGGAAGACAGTCCGATCAAATCGATTGTCGACATCGCCGGCAAGACCATTGCGGTCAACACGCTCGGCGCCCATCTCGACTACACCGTGCGCGAGGCGCTGCACGGCGTCGGCCTGCCGGCGGATGCCGCCAACCTCGTCGTGGTGCCCGGGCCGCAGCTTGAACAGACCTTGCGGTCACGCCAGGTCGATATCGCGGCACTGGGCTATTGGCAGGCGACGTTTGCCGGCGCGCTGGCCGACAATGGCGGCGTGCGCGGCGTGTTCAACGACACCGACGTGCTGGGCGAACTGGCCGGCGGCTTCATCGTCCTGCGGCGCGACTTCATTACGGCGCATCCGGAGGGCGCCCGCAATTTCGTTGACCAGTCGGCCCGCGCCGCCGACTGGTCGCGCCAGAACCCGGACGAGGCGCGCAAGGTGCTCGCGGACATCCTCGACAAGCGCGGCGAAAATGGCGAGCTGGCGCGCTACTGGACCGGCTTCGGCCTGCGCGAAGGGGCGAAGGCTGACGATCGCGACATCGACTTCTGGGTCAGCGTGCTCGAGCGCGACGGCCGCCTGCCCAAGGGCGAGCTGAAAGCCGCTGACATCCTTTACCGGCGCGGCGAAACGAAAACCAACTGA
- the msuE gene encoding FMN reductase, which produces MSKKLVVGLSGNLTRPSKTKAFISHIVAEVASSTGAASTVFDIEDLGRSFPQARRIGELDPSARNFVEQLLDADVLVIGSPTFKGSYTGLFKHFFDLLDPSSLRGKPVILAATGGGDRHSLVVEHQLRPLFGFFEALTLPTAIYASDKDFANGVLVSEAIHARARQAVAEACRVVPRSVGLAA; this is translated from the coding sequence ATGTCGAAAAAGCTGGTGGTGGGGCTGTCGGGCAACCTGACCCGTCCGTCGAAGACCAAGGCGTTCATCAGCCACATCGTCGCTGAGGTGGCGAGCAGCACCGGTGCAGCCTCGACCGTTTTCGACATCGAGGATCTCGGTCGGTCCTTCCCGCAGGCAAGGCGCATTGGCGAGCTGGATCCGTCGGCCAGGAACTTCGTCGAGCAATTGTTGGACGCCGATGTCCTGGTGATTGGCTCGCCGACCTTCAAAGGCAGTTACACCGGGCTTTTCAAGCATTTCTTCGACCTGCTCGATCCGTCATCCCTGAGGGGAAAGCCGGTCATCCTTGCTGCGACCGGCGGCGGCGATCGTCATTCGCTGGTTGTCGAACATCAGCTGCGGCCGCTGTTCGGCTTCTTCGAGGCGCTGACCCTGCCGACCGCGATCTACGCCTCCGACAAGGACTTCGCCAACGGCGTGCTGGTGTCCGAAGCCATCCATGCTCGCGCCAGGCAAGCGGTCGCCGAAGCATGCCGGGTGGTGCCACGCAGCGTCGGTCTTGCCGCCTGA
- a CDS encoding SPW repeat protein: MAIKMMEGKKGQDWINLVLAICLFISPWIIGFAAEANPAWNAWIAGIVLGALALATLSVFAEWEEWVNLVVGLWLIVSPWLLGFVANFNAMGTHVVLGVLVVAASAWAVWDYRHHPPAHA; this comes from the coding sequence ATGGCAATTAAAATGATGGAAGGAAAGAAGGGCCAGGATTGGATCAATCTGGTCCTTGCGATCTGCCTATTCATCTCACCCTGGATCATCGGCTTCGCTGCTGAAGCCAATCCTGCGTGGAACGCCTGGATTGCCGGCATCGTGCTCGGCGCCCTGGCTCTCGCCACGCTTTCGGTATTCGCCGAATGGGAAGAGTGGGTGAACCTTGTTGTCGGGCTCTGGCTGATCGTTTCGCCTTGGCTGCTCGGCTTTGTGGCGAACTTCAACGCGATGGGGACCCATGTGGTCCTCGGCGTGCTGGTGGTCGCGGCATCGGCCTGGGCAGTCTGGGACTACCGTCATCATCCGCCAGCGCATGCGTGA
- a CDS encoding acyltransferase family protein has protein sequence MSASFRPDIEGLRALAVSGVVAFHFGLSDLPGGFTGVDIFFVISGYLITGQLLREIAEDGRLDLWRFYARRARRLLPASLFVIFATLVAGYFILSPDEQSLYSKGAMYASAYAINFWLIRWSFDYFAPDAANNPFIHFWSLSVEEQFYLVWPGLLLLAAWLRPGKRTAILVIGLTGAVSFAVCAWLTTVAQPWAFYFSPLRAWEFAAGGLATMAPAKFWRERPQLGAALAWLGLALIAGAYLTFSEGDTPFPGVAAVVPVAGTVLLLLSGSGNVQRGPSAMLALPPLQWVGKLSYSLYLWHWPVIVYATMMVPDLSWPGRLACAALTLALSIFTYNFIENPIRRNGWLMANAARALIPAAMLTGAGVMATYANARLAVDDLDPSQRIIAETAAQPSTARAKVGCVLDYETVTPKPCVFGQKNAERSIALFGDSHADHWSTPLIEAAKKNNYKVVTWLKTACRASRLTVWSSKLKRDYTECDQWREQSIKEIIALRPSLVVISEISLTSSRKLSPDAKQADSLDQDWQAGLRATLEAFSQAGLKVAFIRDVPFNSMFVDTCVARALWRGQTPSVCDAPRTDAANDAVAAVERDVVRAVPNATYIDMTDQFCDAQTCHVFIDGKLAYRDRHHMATPFAQTLEPPVERALFSTGAAEK, from the coding sequence GTGTCAGCATCGTTTCGGCCTGATATCGAAGGGCTGCGTGCGCTGGCGGTGTCCGGCGTCGTCGCGTTCCATTTTGGTCTGTCGGACCTGCCGGGCGGCTTCACCGGCGTCGACATCTTCTTCGTCATTTCCGGCTACCTGATCACCGGCCAGCTGCTGCGGGAAATCGCCGAGGATGGCAGGCTGGACCTGTGGCGGTTCTATGCAAGGCGCGCGCGACGCCTGCTGCCGGCCTCACTGTTCGTCATCTTCGCCACGTTGGTCGCGGGCTACTTCATCCTCTCGCCGGATGAACAGTCGCTCTATTCGAAAGGCGCCATGTATGCCTCGGCCTATGCGATCAATTTCTGGCTGATCCGCTGGTCGTTCGACTATTTCGCCCCCGATGCGGCGAACAACCCCTTCATCCACTTCTGGTCGCTCTCGGTCGAGGAGCAGTTCTATCTCGTATGGCCGGGGCTGCTTCTGCTGGCGGCATGGCTGCGCCCGGGCAAGCGCACTGCGATCCTGGTGATCGGCCTCACCGGCGCGGTGTCGTTCGCCGTCTGCGCCTGGCTCACCACCGTGGCGCAGCCCTGGGCCTTCTATTTCTCGCCGCTCAGGGCCTGGGAATTCGCCGCCGGCGGCCTGGCGACGATGGCGCCGGCAAAATTCTGGCGAGAGCGCCCGCAACTGGGCGCAGCACTGGCATGGCTTGGCCTGGCGCTGATCGCCGGCGCCTATCTGACCTTCAGCGAGGGGGACACCCCCTTCCCCGGCGTCGCGGCGGTGGTGCCGGTGGCCGGCACCGTGCTCCTGCTGCTCAGCGGCTCCGGCAATGTCCAAAGAGGGCCGAGTGCCATGCTGGCGCTGCCGCCGTTGCAATGGGTGGGGAAACTTTCCTACTCGCTCTATCTCTGGCACTGGCCGGTCATCGTCTATGCGACGATGATGGTGCCCGACCTCTCCTGGCCCGGGCGGCTTGCCTGCGCGGCGTTGACGCTGGCGCTGTCGATCTTCACCTATAATTTCATCGAAAACCCGATCCGTCGCAATGGCTGGCTGATGGCGAACGCGGCGCGCGCGCTAATCCCCGCCGCAATGCTGACCGGCGCCGGCGTCATGGCGACCTACGCCAATGCGCGCCTTGCCGTGGACGACCTCGACCCCTCACAACGCATCATTGCCGAAACTGCCGCACAGCCCTCCACAGCGCGCGCCAAGGTGGGCTGCGTTCTCGACTACGAGACCGTGACGCCGAAGCCCTGCGTGTTCGGCCAAAAGAATGCCGAGCGCTCGATCGCGCTGTTCGGCGATTCGCATGCCGACCACTGGTCGACGCCGCTGATCGAGGCAGCGAAGAAGAACAACTACAAGGTCGTCACCTGGCTCAAAACCGCCTGCCGGGCCTCGCGGCTGACGGTCTGGAGCTCGAAGCTGAAGCGCGACTACACCGAGTGCGATCAATGGCGCGAGCAATCGATCAAGGAGATCATCGCCCTGCGCCCGAGCCTGGTGGTGATCTCGGAGATCTCGCTGACGAGCTCGCGTAAACTGTCGCCCGACGCGAAGCAAGCCGACAGCCTGGATCAGGACTGGCAGGCCGGCCTTCGCGCAACGCTGGAGGCGTTCAGCCAGGCCGGGCTGAAGGTCGCCTTCATCCGCGATGTGCCGTTCAACAGCATGTTTGTCGACACCTGCGTGGCCCGCGCGCTGTGGCGTGGACAGACGCCATCGGTATGCGACGCGCCGCGAACCGACGCCGCCAACGACGCCGTGGCCGCAGTGGAGCGCGACGTCGTGCGCGCCGTCCCCAACGCGACCTATATCGACATGACCGACCAGTTCTGCGACGCCCAGACCTGCCATGTCTTCATCGACGGCAAGCTGGCCTACCGCGATCGCCACCACATGGCGACGCCCTTTGCGCAAACGCTGGAGCCGCCGGTCGAGCGCGCGCTGTTCTCGACCGGGGCGGCGGAGAAATAA
- a CDS encoding pyridoxamine 5'-phosphate oxidase family protein: protein MNIREMTRPECIALLRSARLGRLACVRDSRPYVVPIHFAFGDDFIFSFSLPGKKVEWMRGNPHVCLQVDDVGSVHGWKSVVVDGVFEDLPKVPALDRTAPAIDQLAPVLDHEREFAWSLLQKHANWWEPGSLNLGARPATAGSHLFYQIKIETISGRQAFR, encoded by the coding sequence ATGAATATTAGGGAGATGACGCGGCCAGAATGCATTGCCCTGTTGAGATCGGCCAGGCTTGGCCGCCTGGCCTGCGTCAGGGACAGCCGGCCTTATGTGGTGCCGATCCATTTTGCCTTCGGCGACGATTTCATTTTCAGCTTCTCGCTGCCCGGCAAGAAGGTCGAGTGGATGCGGGGCAACCCTCACGTCTGCCTCCAGGTCGACGATGTCGGCAGCGTCCACGGCTGGAAGAGCGTCGTCGTCGACGGCGTCTTCGAGGACCTGCCGAAGGTGCCCGCCCTGGACCGTACCGCTCCGGCCATCGACCAGTTGGCTCCCGTGTTGGACCATGAGCGCGAATTTGCCTGGTCGCTGCTGCAGAAGCACGCCAACTGGTGGGAGCCCGGCTCGCTCAATCTGGGCGCCAGGCCGGCCACTGCGGGCAGCCATCTGTTCTATCAGATCAAGATCGAGACAATTTCCGGACGGCAGGCGTTCCGGTAG
- a CDS encoding ABC transporter ATP-binding protein codes for MATTSGGEVTIRDLSKSFTLGGRPLAVLRALNLDIRSGECLVIVGASGSGKTTLLRILAGLEAADSGGVAIDGKPVHGVGSERAVIFQEPRLLPWLTVLGNVAFGLEVRGVPKAEAEDKARFYTALVGLAEFSDAYPRQLSGGMAQRVGIARALTVRPEILLLDEPLGALDAMTKIGMQEELARIWSEENVTMIMVTHDLEEAIYLADRVLILPREKGGTARLVDVELPRPRDRSESRFVRYREELLREFGLH; via the coding sequence ATGGCCACCACAAGCGGCGGCGAGGTCACGATACGTGACCTCTCCAAATCCTTCACCCTTGGCGGGCGCCCGCTTGCCGTGCTGAGGGCGCTCAACCTCGACATCCGCTCCGGCGAATGTCTCGTCATTGTCGGCGCCAGCGGATCGGGCAAGACCACGCTGCTGCGCATTCTTGCTGGGCTAGAGGCTGCCGACAGTGGCGGTGTCGCGATCGACGGCAAGCCGGTCCATGGCGTCGGCTCCGAGCGCGCGGTGATCTTCCAGGAACCGCGCCTGCTGCCCTGGCTGACGGTACTCGGCAACGTCGCCTTTGGCCTCGAAGTGCGGGGCGTGCCCAAGGCGGAGGCGGAGGACAAAGCCCGCTTCTATACCGCGCTCGTCGGTCTGGCCGAATTCAGCGATGCCTATCCCAGGCAGCTTTCGGGCGGCATGGCGCAGCGCGTCGGCATCGCCCGGGCGTTGACCGTGCGGCCTGAAATCCTGCTGCTCGACGAGCCGCTAGGCGCGCTCGACGCGATGACCAAGATCGGCATGCAAGAGGAACTGGCGCGCATCTGGAGCGAAGAGAACGTCACCATGATCATGGTCACCCATGATCTGGAAGAAGCGATCTATCTTGCGGACAGGGTGCTGATCCTGCCCAGGGAGAAAGGCGGCACAGCACGGCTGGTCGACGTTGAACTGCCACGCCCCCGCGATCGCAGCGAAAGCCGCTTCGTGCGCTATCGCGAAGAACTGCTGCGCGAGTTTGGCTTGCACTGA
- a CDS encoding ABC transporter permease — translation MSLQHIEQRVTIGTHDGRTSLGAVFPRLANRTVVRFLSRYGILIAFLAIWQVSSRAGWVNAAVLPPIDTIVTALWNGLAGGTLLGDIAISLQRAGLAFAAAVAVAIPLGLFMGQVRAVETALDPILQVFRQTSALALYPVFILLLGLGEASKVFVIFWATLFPLLLNTISGVKQVDPKLLEMARAYGAARLTVFRRVVLPGAVPSIFVGLRLSATTALLLLIASEMIGANKGIGFQVMNAQYNFQIPLMFAAIVILAGLGLIANQALVSLQRRLCRWSNPID, via the coding sequence ATGAGTTTGCAACACATCGAGCAGCGGGTCACGATCGGTACACATGACGGCAGAACCAGCCTTGGCGCCGTTTTCCCGCGCCTGGCCAACCGGACTGTCGTCCGCTTCCTGTCCCGCTACGGCATCCTGATCGCCTTCCTCGCGATCTGGCAGGTCTCGAGCCGCGCGGGATGGGTCAACGCCGCGGTGCTGCCGCCGATCGACACGATCGTCACCGCATTGTGGAACGGTCTGGCCGGCGGCACCTTGCTTGGCGACATCGCCATCAGCCTGCAGCGCGCCGGCCTCGCCTTCGCGGCGGCGGTGGCGGTTGCTATCCCGCTCGGTCTGTTCATGGGCCAGGTGCGCGCCGTCGAAACCGCGCTTGACCCGATCCTGCAGGTTTTCCGGCAGACCTCAGCGCTGGCGCTCTACCCGGTGTTCATCCTGCTGCTCGGGCTGGGGGAGGCATCAAAGGTCTTCGTCATCTTCTGGGCGACGCTGTTTCCGCTGCTGCTCAACACCATCAGCGGCGTCAAGCAAGTCGATCCGAAACTGCTCGAGATGGCCCGAGCCTATGGCGCCGCGCGGCTCACCGTGTTTCGCCGTGTCGTGCTTCCAGGGGCCGTCCCGTCGATCTTCGTGGGCTTAAGGCTGAGTGCGACCACGGCGCTCTTGCTGCTGATCGCCTCCGAAATGATCGGCGCCAACAAGGGCATCGGCTTCCAGGTGATGAACGCGCAGTACAACTTCCAGATCCCGCTGATGTTTGCGGCGATCGTCATCCTCGCCGGCCTCGGCCTGATCGCCAACCAGGCGCTGGTCAGCCTGCAGCGGCGGCTCTGTCGCTGGAGCAATCCCATCGACTGA
- a CDS encoding cupin domain-containing protein: protein MTEKTILKFGAVENAEAGDLAGWVVVDGNPTMKTAVQHTTADGKVMSGTWQATPGTYHATYSDYEFVHMIAGRIVITPDGGAPVEVGPGDAFVVEADFKGTWKIIEPVTKHFVVRVG from the coding sequence ATGACAGAAAAGACCATCCTCAAATTCGGCGCGGTTGAAAACGCCGAGGCGGGCGATCTCGCGGGCTGGGTCGTGGTCGACGGCAACCCGACAATGAAGACCGCCGTCCAGCACACCACAGCGGACGGCAAAGTCATGTCGGGAACCTGGCAGGCCACCCCCGGTACCTACCACGCAACCTACAGCGACTATGAATTCGTGCACATGATCGCTGGGCGCATCGTCATCACGCCCGATGGCGGCGCGCCCGTCGAAGTCGGCCCCGGCGACGCCTTCGTGGTTGAAGCCGATTTCAAGGGAACGTGGAAAATCATCGAGCCGGTGACGAAGCATTTCGTCGTCAGGGTCGGCTGA
- a CDS encoding response regulator encodes MDKLLSGRRLLVVEDEILVLMMIEDMLGDLGCESVTSAATIRQAIALIEAQIFDAAMLDMNLDGDDSNTVADALAERGVPFIYSTGNNGRDMREGFSNRAVLRKPFSFDELTTKLARLLSH; translated from the coding sequence ATGGATAAACTGCTGTCTGGCCGTCGTCTCCTCGTTGTCGAAGATGAAATTCTGGTCCTGATGATGATCGAGGACATGCTGGGCGATCTTGGATGCGAGTCCGTCACCTCAGCCGCCACGATCAGACAGGCGATCGCCCTGATCGAAGCCCAGATTTTCGATGCCGCCATGCTGGACATGAATCTGGACGGCGACGACAGCAATACCGTGGCCGACGCGCTTGCCGAGCGTGGCGTGCCGTTCATCTACTCGACCGGCAACAACGGTCGCGACATGCGCGAAGGCTTCAGCAACCGTGCCGTGCTTCGCAAACCGTTCAGCTTTGATGAACTGACCACCAAACTCGCACGCCTTCTTTCTCATTGA
- a CDS encoding group I truncated hemoglobin: MAQAVSTSITRRSVVAGLTVAPMALAADSTSAQANQTTPENSLYERLGGVFAIAAVVDHFSDAIVKNPIVGQTSENPQLREWHTKNLGRLPGLKFMRTLWVCDVSGGPFKFTATKPGTTPLGLEEAHRDLRISPTEFDEVAAELGRTLDFLKVPKPETDEVLAAFAAHKGEVTAGYVAKGG, from the coding sequence ATGGCGCAGGCTGTCTCGACTTCTATCACCAGACGAAGCGTCGTCGCCGGGCTGACCGTCGCCCCGATGGCTTTGGCGGCGGATAGTACCTCCGCGCAGGCCAACCAAACCACGCCTGAGAACAGTCTGTACGAGCGGCTGGGTGGCGTCTTCGCCATCGCAGCGGTGGTGGATCACTTCAGCGACGCCATCGTGAAGAACCCCATCGTCGGCCAGACGTCCGAGAACCCGCAGCTGCGGGAATGGCACACCAAGAACCTTGGAAGGTTGCCCGGCCTCAAATTCATGCGCACGCTGTGGGTCTGCGACGTTTCTGGCGGGCCTTTCAAGTTCACGGCCACCAAGCCCGGCACGACGCCGCTCGGCCTTGAGGAGGCCCACCGGGACCTGCGGATCTCTCCCACGGAATTCGATGAGGTCGCGGCGGAACTCGGACGGACCCTGGATTTCCTCAAGGTGCCGAAGCCCGAGACGGACGAGGTCCTGGCAGCCTTCGCCGCCCACAAGGGCGAGGTCACCGCCGGCTACGTCGCAAAGGGGGGCTAA
- a CDS encoding alkylphosphonate utilization protein: protein MTDAIVRDSNGTQLNEGDSGTLTKDLKVKGTSETIKRGTLVKNIRLISNPGEIEGNTRQVKGLVLKTEFLKKA from the coding sequence ATGACAGACGCGATCGTAAGAGACAGCAACGGCACCCAGCTGAACGAGGGCGATTCCGGGACCCTGACCAAGGATTTGAAGGTTAAGGGCACGTCGGAGACGATCAAGCGCGGCACGCTGGTGAAGAACATTCGCCTCATCAGCAATCCCGGCGAGATCGAGGGCAACACCAGGCAGGTGAAGGGCCTGGTGCTGAAGACCGAGTTCCTGAAAAAGGCGTGA